CGGCTGCCGAGCAAGCGCCAGCGGGTGCTCCGACCGGTCGCCGCCCACGTCAGCCGCACTTCGGCGGTCAACGAAGGGAAGCCGACGGTGCAGGTCGCCGTGTCCTCGACGTCCGCATCGACGAAGCGCCGCCGCTCCAACCGGGCGGCAATGTGCGCCGGTGACTCGCCGGCAAGTCCGAGCAGGAGATAGAACGCATGCCAGCCGTGGTCGACGAGGATCCCGCCGCCACCGATACCGGCCTGCAACCGCCAGTTCTCGGCCGTCGTCACCGAACAGCCGTCGCGCTCGGTTTCGATCTCGATGCGGCGCAAGGCACCGAGCCGACCGTCGGCCAGGATCGCTCTGACCAGCCGATACGCCTCGGCATGGCGCCAATTGTGTACCGGGAAGAGCACTACGCCCGCGCTATCCACGGCATCCGCCGCCGGCGCGTAGTCCGCCAGCGAAGTCGCGAGCGGTTTCTCGCACAGCACGTGCGCGCCGCCGGCGGCGGCAGCAACGATCGCCGCGGTGTGCATGGCCGGCGGGGCCGCGATGTCGACAAAGTCGAGTCTCTCGGCCGCGAGCAAGGAGGCGATGTCCGGATAAACCCGTGCCGCCGGCAGGAGTTCCTGCGCGAGCAGGCGCCGGCGCGGGTCGGGATCGG
The window above is part of the Candidatus Binatia bacterium genome. Proteins encoded here:
- a CDS encoding Gfo/Idh/MocA family oxidoreductase produces the protein MTAVRDGAIVGFGNVAANGHVPGWRACDRFRIVAVTDPDPRRRLLAQELLPAARVYPDIASLLAAERLDFVDIAAPPAMHTAAIVAAAAGGAHVLCEKPLATSLADYAPAADAVDSAGVVLFPVHNWRHAEAYRLVRAILADGRLGALRRIEIETERDGCSVTTAENWRLQAGIGGGGILVDHGWHAFYLLLGLAGESPAHIAARLERRRFVDADVEDTATCTVGFPSLTAEVRLTWAATGRSTRWRLLGSRGELLVDDARVDLDTDGGRETRMLGTALSAGSHHPDWFAGVVAEFERELDDPAARGRGRKEAELCLTMLHLAYASSRSGGVVLALPRQLPVKDGRVDAPRTAAHGG